One genomic window of Actinoplanes lobatus includes the following:
- a CDS encoding HEAT repeat domain-containing protein yields the protein MTLAEVFRHVETLDGDPWPSVRELAMSGDGSLIPPVQAALERYLDEGNWYGRDLMVYILAGLRGVAAFPLLLRAFARPLRGNDLDNFCAWLADIMETDPAACRPTIMSFIATGHRDLRSAGLWALGHVVQPSDVELLRQALADPDPRIRQDALGALGVPRPAAT from the coding sequence ATGACGCTCGCTGAGGTGTTTCGTCATGTCGAGACGTTGGACGGTGACCCGTGGCCGTCAGTGCGTGAGCTGGCCATGAGCGGAGACGGCTCGCTGATCCCGCCCGTTCAGGCCGCGCTGGAACGGTATCTCGACGAGGGCAACTGGTACGGCCGGGACCTCATGGTCTACATCCTGGCCGGCCTTCGCGGGGTTGCCGCCTTCCCGCTGCTGCTGCGTGCCTTCGCCCGTCCCCTGCGGGGTAACGACCTCGACAATTTCTGCGCATGGCTGGCCGACATCATGGAGACGGACCCGGCGGCGTGCCGTCCCACCATCATGTCGTTCATCGCCACCGGCCATCGCGACCTGCGCAGTGCCGGGCTGTGGGCCCTCGGCCATGTCGTCCAGCCCAGCGACGTGGAACTGCTGCGGCAGGCGCTGGCCGACCCCGACCCAAGGATCCGTCAAGACGCGCTTGGCGCGCTGGGAGTGCCGCGACCCGCCGCGACCTGA